A single Borrelia hispanica CRI DNA region contains:
- a CDS encoding DUF261 domain-containing protein, translated as MKLQQNDKRFVEEIRRWGCYFLSLHYYISSLTKNKFDFNDINNNYYQFVSLGYMKTNCYILNPCRILSFFGIKRDVRIENKSYKCLKDEFEISEVNIKNIAGSHFMATNNTEVLYDPLYLKDRGQEYHLKSKRIFRKI; from the coding sequence ATGAAATTACAACAAAATGATAAAAGATTTGTTGAAGAGATTAGACGTTGGGGTTGTTACTTTTTATCTTTGCATTATTACATATCATCACTTACAAAGAACAAATTTGACTTTAATGATATTAATAATAATTATTATCAATTTGTTAGTTTAGGTTATATGAAGACTAATTGTTATATTTTAAATCCATGTAGAATCTTAAGTTTCTTTGGAATTAAACGAGATGTTCGTATTGAAAATAAATCTTATAAATGTTTAAAGGATGAATTTGAGATAAGTGAAGTTAATATAAAAAATATTGCAGGATCCCATTTTATGGCAACAAATAATACGGAAGTTTTATATGATCCTCTTTATCTTAAGGATAGAGGGCAAGAATA